The Serratia rhizosphaerae genome has a segment encoding these proteins:
- a CDS encoding NCS2 family permease, whose protein sequence is MTKPVTGLVAEQGLLGRVFKLKQHDTTVRTETIAGFTTFLTMVYIVFVNPQILGAAGMDTQAVFVTTCLIAAFGSILMGLLANLPVALAPAMGLNAFFAFVVVGAMGISWQVGMGAIFWGAVGLMLLTIFRIRYWMIGNIPLSLRVGITSGIGLFIAMMGLKNAGIVVGNADTLVTVGNLTSHSVLLGALGFFIIAILASRNIHAAVLVSIVITTLIGWALGDVQYGGVFSMPPSVTSVVGQVDLAGALNIGLAGVIFSFMLVNLFDSSGTLIGVTDKAGLADEKGKFPRMKQALYVDSISSVAGSFVGTSSVTAYIESSSGVSVGGRTGLTAVVTGILFLLVIFLSPLAGMVPSYAAAGALIYVGVLMTSSLARVTWSDLTEAVPAFVTAVMMPFSFSITEGIALGFIAYCVMKLGTGRWREISPCVLVVALLFILKIVFVDGH, encoded by the coding sequence ATGACCAAACCAGTAACCGGCCTTGTTGCTGAACAAGGCTTGCTTGGGCGCGTGTTTAAGCTCAAGCAGCATGACACCACGGTGCGTACGGAAACGATTGCCGGCTTCACCACGTTCTTGACCATGGTGTATATCGTGTTCGTTAACCCGCAGATATTGGGCGCTGCAGGGATGGATACGCAGGCGGTATTTGTCACCACCTGCCTGATCGCCGCGTTCGGCAGTATTTTGATGGGCCTGCTCGCCAACCTGCCGGTGGCGCTGGCGCCGGCAATGGGGCTGAACGCCTTCTTCGCCTTTGTGGTGGTCGGCGCGATGGGCATCTCATGGCAGGTGGGCATGGGCGCCATCTTCTGGGGCGCGGTCGGCCTGATGCTGCTGACCATTTTCCGCATTCGCTACTGGATGATCGGTAATATTCCTTTGAGCCTGCGCGTCGGCATCACCAGCGGCATCGGCCTGTTTATCGCCATGATGGGGCTGAAAAACGCCGGCATCGTGGTGGGTAACGCCGATACGCTGGTCACCGTCGGCAACCTGACTTCCCACAGTGTGCTGCTGGGGGCGCTGGGCTTCTTTATCATCGCCATTCTGGCTTCGCGCAATATCCATGCGGCGGTGCTGGTGTCGATTGTTATCACCACACTGATAGGCTGGGCGCTGGGGGATGTGCAGTACGGCGGCGTGTTCTCTATGCCGCCGAGCGTGACCTCCGTCGTTGGTCAGGTCGATCTGGCCGGGGCGCTGAATATCGGCCTGGCCGGGGTGATCTTCTCCTTTATGCTGGTAAACCTGTTCGATTCTTCCGGCACCCTGATTGGCGTGACCGATAAAGCCGGCCTGGCTGATGAAAAAGGCAAGTTCCCGCGGATGAAGCAGGCGCTGTACGTTGACAGCATCAGCTCGGTAGCCGGCTCCTTTGTCGGCACGTCGTCCGTGACCGCCTATATTGAAAGCAGCTCCGGCGTTTCCGTCGGCGGCCGCACCGGTTTGACCGCGGTGGTGACCGGCATTCTGTTCCTGTTGGTGATCTTCCTGTCGCCGTTGGCGGGGATGGTGCCGTCGTATGCGGCGGCGGGTGCGCTGATTTACGTTGGGGTGCTGATGACCTCAAGCCTGGCGCGCGTTACCTGGAGCGATCTGACCGAAGCGGTGCCGGCCTTTGTGACAGCGGTAATGATGCCGTTTAGCTTCTCGATCACCGAAGGCATTGCGCTGGGCTTTATTGCTTACTGCGTGATGAAGCTGGGCACCGGCCGCTGGCGTGAAATCAGCCCTTGTGTGCTGGTGGTGGCACTGCTGTTTATACTGAAAATCGTTTTTGTCGATGGACACTGA
- the yieH gene encoding 6-phosphogluconate phosphatase yields the protein MTQIDCILFDCDGTLVDSEVLCSMAYVHMFAQHGITLSLEEVFKKYKGIKLYEIIDRVNAEHGVTLARDVLEPLFRQEVARLFDSELQEIAGARELLAQITVPVCTVSNGPVSKMQHSLGLTGMLGYFDDRLYSGYDLQRWKPDPAVIYHAAQQMNVPLERCIMVDDSPAGAQAGIAAGIPVFYFCADPHNPPIDHPLVTTFDALAQLPALWKQRGWQLTR from the coding sequence ATGACCCAGATTGACTGCATCCTATTTGACTGTGACGGTACGCTGGTGGACAGCGAAGTGCTGTGCAGCATGGCCTATGTGCATATGTTCGCCCAACACGGCATCACGCTGTCCCTGGAAGAGGTATTCAAGAAATACAAAGGCATCAAGCTGTATGAAATTATCGATAGGGTAAACGCCGAACACGGCGTCACGCTGGCCAGGGACGTGCTGGAACCGCTGTTCCGTCAGGAAGTGGCGCGGCTGTTCGACAGCGAGCTGCAGGAAATTGCCGGCGCGCGCGAACTGCTGGCGCAGATCACCGTTCCGGTCTGCACCGTCTCCAACGGGCCGGTCAGCAAGATGCAGCACTCGCTCGGCCTGACCGGCATGCTCGGCTATTTTGATGACCGGTTGTACAGCGGCTACGACCTGCAACGCTGGAAGCCGGACCCGGCGGTGATCTACCACGCGGCGCAGCAGATGAACGTGCCGCTGGAACGCTGCATCATGGTGGATGATTCCCCGGCCGGCGCGCAGGCGGGCATCGCCGCCGGCATTCCGGTCTTTTACTTCTGCGCCGATCCGCATAACCCGCCGATCGATCACCCGCTGGTGACCACGTTCGATGCGCTGGCGCAGCTGCCGGCGCTGTGGAAACAGCGCGGCTGGCAGCTGACCCGCTAG
- the phoU gene encoding phosphate signaling complex protein PhoU, with the protein MDNLNLNKHISGQFNAELEHIRTQVLTMGGLVEQQLTDAITAMHNQDGELAKRVIDGDKKVNMMEVAIDEACVRIIAKRQPTASDLRLVMAIIKTISELERIGDVADKICRTALEKFSQQHQPLLVSLESLGRHTVQMLHDVLDAFARMDLDEAIRIYREDKKVDQEYEGIVRQLMTYMMEDSRTIPSVLTALFCARSIERIGDRCQNICEFIFYFVKGQDFRHLGGDALDELLADGKKPAEDDENE; encoded by the coding sequence ATGGATAACCTGAATTTAAACAAGCACATTTCTGGACAGTTCAACGCCGAGCTTGAGCACATCCGCACTCAGGTGCTGACGATGGGCGGGCTGGTGGAACAGCAGCTGACCGACGCCATTACCGCGATGCATAACCAGGACGGCGAGCTGGCCAAGCGGGTGATCGACGGCGATAAAAAGGTCAATATGATGGAGGTGGCGATTGATGAGGCCTGCGTGCGCATCATCGCCAAGCGCCAGCCGACCGCCAGCGATCTGCGCCTGGTGATGGCGATCATCAAGACCATTTCCGAGCTGGAGCGCATCGGCGACGTGGCGGATAAAATCTGCCGCACCGCGCTGGAGAAGTTTTCGCAGCAGCATCAGCCGCTGCTGGTGAGCCTGGAGTCGCTGGGACGCCATACCGTACAGATGCTGCACGACGTGCTGGATGCCTTTGCACGTATGGATCTGGACGAGGCGATACGCATCTACCGCGAAGATAAAAAGGTCGATCAGGAGTATGAAGGCATCGTCCGCCAGCTGATGACCTATATGATGGAAGATTCGCGCACCATTCCCAGCGTGCTGACCGCGCTGTTCTGCGCTCGTTCGATTGAGCGCATCGGCGACCGCTGCCAGAATATCTGCGAATTTATCTTCTACTTCGTCAAGGGGCAGGATTTCCGTCACCTGGGCGGGGATGCGCTGGATGAGCTACTGGCGGACGGCAAAAAGCCGGCGGAAGATGATGAAAACGAATAA
- the pstB gene encoding phosphate ABC transporter ATP-binding protein PstB, producing the protein MSTSELASSSKIQVRDLNFYYGKFHALKNITLDIAKNKVTAFIGPSGCGKSTLLRTFNKMYQLYPEQRAEGGILLDGQNILTDNQDIALLRAKVGMVFQKPTPFPMSIYDNIAFGVRLFEKLSRADMDERVQWALSKAALWNETKDKLHQSGYSLSGGQQQRLCIARGIAIRPDVLLLDEPCSALDPISTGKIEELISELKSDYTVVIVTHNMQQAARCSDSTAFMYLGELVEFSDTDTLFTAPQKKQTEDYITGRYG; encoded by the coding sequence ATGAGTACAAGTGAACTCGCTTCCAGCAGCAAAATTCAGGTCCGCGATCTGAACTTTTACTACGGCAAATTCCACGCGCTGAAAAACATCACGCTGGATATCGCCAAAAATAAAGTGACCGCGTTTATCGGCCCGTCCGGCTGCGGTAAATCCACCCTGCTGCGTACCTTCAACAAGATGTACCAGCTGTATCCGGAGCAGCGTGCCGAAGGCGGCATCCTGCTGGATGGTCAGAATATTTTGACCGATAACCAGGATATCGCGCTGCTGCGCGCCAAGGTCGGCATGGTGTTCCAGAAGCCGACGCCGTTCCCGATGTCGATTTACGACAACATCGCCTTCGGCGTACGCCTGTTTGAAAAGCTGTCGCGCGCCGATATGGACGAGCGCGTACAGTGGGCGCTCAGCAAGGCGGCGCTGTGGAATGAAACCAAAGACAAGCTGCACCAGAGCGGTTACAGTCTGTCCGGCGGTCAGCAGCAGCGTCTGTGCATTGCGCGCGGCATCGCCATTCGCCCGGACGTGTTGCTGTTGGATGAGCCGTGCTCGGCGCTGGATCCGATCTCCACCGGTAAGATTGAAGAGCTGATCAGCGAGCTGAAGTCGGATTACACCGTGGTGATCGTGACGCACAATATGCAACAGGCGGCGCGCTGTTCCGACTCAACGGCGTTTATGTATCTGGGCGAGCTGGTGGAGTTTAGCGATACTGACACCCTGTTTACTGCGCCGCAGAAGAAACAGACCGAAGATTACATCACTGGTCGTTATGGTTGA
- the pstA gene encoding phosphate ABC transporter permease PstA — translation MATMDMQNPEAVAETRRKMQAWRRQKNRIALFLSMATMAFGLFWLIWILFSTVTKGVDGMSLALFTEMTPPPNTAGGGLANAIAGSGLLILWATIFGTPLGILAGIYLAEYGRKSWLAEVIRFINDILLSAPSIVVGLFVYTIVVAKMEHFSGWAGIVALALLQVPIVIRTTENMLKLVPDTLREAAYALGTPKWRMISAITLKASVSGIITGVLLAIARIAGETAPLLFTSLSNQFWNTDLMQPIANLPVTIFKFAMSPFAEWQQLAWAGVLLITLCVLLLNILARVVFAKKKHA, via the coding sequence ATGGCGACGATGGATATGCAAAACCCTGAAGCGGTGGCGGAAACCCGCCGCAAAATGCAGGCCTGGCGCCGGCAGAAGAACCGCATCGCGCTGTTTTTATCAATGGCGACCATGGCGTTCGGCCTGTTCTGGCTGATTTGGATCCTGTTCTCGACCGTCACCAAAGGCGTGGACGGCATGTCGCTGGCGCTGTTTACCGAAATGACGCCGCCGCCGAATACCGCCGGCGGCGGGCTGGCCAACGCCATTGCCGGCAGCGGCCTGTTGATCCTGTGGGCGACCATCTTCGGCACCCCGCTCGGTATTCTGGCCGGTATTTATCTGGCGGAGTACGGGCGTAAATCCTGGCTGGCGGAAGTGATCCGTTTTATTAACGACATTCTGCTGTCTGCGCCGTCGATTGTGGTTGGCCTGTTCGTCTACACCATCGTGGTGGCGAAGATGGAGCACTTCTCCGGCTGGGCGGGCATTGTTGCGCTGGCGCTGCTGCAGGTGCCGATCGTTATCCGCACCACGGAGAATATGCTCAAACTGGTGCCGGATACGCTGCGCGAGGCGGCCTATGCGCTCGGTACGCCGAAGTGGCGCATGATTTCCGCCATCACGCTGAAGGCGTCGGTCTCCGGCATTATCACCGGCGTGCTGCTGGCCATCGCGCGTATCGCCGGCGAAACCGCACCGCTGCTGTTTACGTCGCTGTCGAACCAGTTCTGGAATACCGATCTGATGCAGCCGATCGCCAACCTGCCGGTCACCATCTTCAAGTTCGCCATGAGCCCGTTTGCCGAATGGCAGCAGCTGGCCTGGGCCGGGGTGCTGTTAATCACGCTGTGCGTACTGCTACTGAATATTCTGGCGCGTGTGGTTTTCGCCAAGAAAAAGCATGCATAA
- the pstC gene encoding phosphate ABC transporter permease PstC: MAEYKPTIKAPSKNGDVIFSALVKLAALITLLLLGGIIVSLIFASWPSIQKFGFAFLWTKDWDAPAEQFGALVPIYGTIVTSLIALIIAVPVSFGIALFLTELAPNWLKRPLGVAIELLAAIPSIVYGMWGLFVFAPLFAEYFQTPVGNVLSGIPIVGELFAGPAFGIGILAAGVILAIMIIPYIAAVMRDVFEQTPVMMKESAYGIGCTTWEVIWRIVLPFTKNGVIGGVMLGLGRALGETMAVTFIIGNTYQLDSASLYMPGNSITSALANEFAEAESGLHTAALMELGLILFVITFIVLALSKLMIMRLAKNEGR; encoded by the coding sequence ATGGCTGAGTACAAGCCGACCATCAAAGCGCCGAGCAAAAACGGCGATGTCATCTTCAGTGCGCTGGTTAAGCTGGCTGCGCTGATTACCCTATTGCTGCTGGGCGGCATTATCGTTTCGCTGATTTTTGCCTCCTGGCCAAGCATCCAGAAATTCGGCTTCGCCTTCTTGTGGACCAAAGACTGGGATGCGCCGGCGGAGCAGTTTGGTGCGCTGGTGCCGATTTACGGCACCATTGTTACCTCGCTGATTGCGCTGATTATCGCCGTGCCGGTCAGCTTCGGCATTGCGCTGTTCCTGACCGAGCTGGCGCCGAACTGGCTGAAGCGCCCGCTGGGCGTCGCCATTGAGCTGCTGGCGGCGATCCCGAGCATCGTTTACGGCATGTGGGGGCTGTTCGTCTTTGCCCCGCTGTTTGCCGAATACTTCCAGACGCCGGTGGGCAACGTGCTGTCCGGCATCCCGATTGTCGGCGAACTGTTCGCCGGCCCGGCCTTCGGCATCGGCATTCTGGCCGCCGGGGTGATTCTGGCGATTATGATTATCCCGTATATCGCTGCGGTAATGCGCGACGTGTTCGAACAGACGCCGGTGATGATGAAAGAGTCGGCCTACGGCATCGGCTGCACCACCTGGGAAGTGATCTGGCGCATCGTGCTGCCGTTTACCAAAAACGGCGTGATCGGCGGCGTGATGCTGGGGCTGGGGCGCGCGTTGGGGGAAACCATGGCGGTGACCTTTATTATCGGCAACACCTACCAGCTCGACAGCGCATCGCTGTATATGCCGGGCAACAGCATCACCTCGGCGCTGGCTAACGAGTTCGCCGAGGCGGAATCCGGGCTGCACACCGCGGCGCTGATGGAGCTGGGGCTGATTCTGTTTGTTATCACCTTTATCGTGCTGGCGCTGTCGAAACTGATGATCATGCGTCTGGCCAAGAATGAGGGGCGTTAA
- the pstS gene encoding phosphate ABC transporter substrate-binding protein PstS, whose translation MKLMRTTVASIVAATFSMASVSAFAAASLTGAGATFPAPVYAKWADSYQKETGNKVNYQGIGSSGGVKQIVANTVDFGASDAPLSDEKLAADGLFQFPTVIGGVVLAVNIPGIKSGDLTLDGQTLGDIYLGNIKKWNDPAIAKLNPGVKLPDQNIAVVRRADGSGTSFVFTSYLAKVNAKWKEKVGAGSTVNWPTGLGGKGNDGIAAFVQRLPGSIGYVEYAYAKQNNLAYTKLVSADGKPVSPTEDAFSAAAKGADWSKTFAQDLTNQKGDNAWPITSTTFILVHKAQKKPDQGTEVLKFFDWAYKSGGEQAKALDYAVLPDEVIEQVRAAWKTNVKDSAGKALY comes from the coding sequence ATGAAACTGATGCGTACCACCGTCGCCAGTATTGTAGCAGCGACTTTCTCCATGGCCTCTGTGTCCGCGTTCGCTGCCGCCAGCCTGACCGGTGCAGGTGCGACATTCCCCGCGCCGGTGTATGCCAAGTGGGCAGATTCCTATCAAAAAGAAACCGGCAACAAAGTTAACTATCAGGGGATCGGTTCCTCCGGCGGCGTGAAGCAGATCGTTGCCAATACCGTTGACTTTGGCGCCTCCGACGCACCGCTGTCCGACGAAAAGCTGGCGGCTGACGGCCTGTTCCAGTTCCCGACCGTGATTGGCGGCGTGGTGCTGGCGGTGAATATTCCCGGTATCAAATCCGGCGACCTGACGCTGGACGGCCAGACTCTGGGTGATATCTACCTGGGCAACATCAAAAAATGGAACGACCCGGCAATCGCCAAACTCAACCCGGGCGTGAAATTGCCGGATCAGAATATCGCCGTGGTGCGCCGCGCTGACGGTTCCGGCACCTCCTTCGTCTTCACCAGCTACCTGGCGAAAGTGAATGCGAAGTGGAAAGAGAAAGTGGGCGCCGGCTCGACGGTAAACTGGCCGACCGGTCTGGGCGGTAAAGGCAACGACGGCATCGCCGCCTTTGTTCAGCGCCTGCCGGGTTCTATCGGCTACGTTGAGTATGCCTACGCCAAACAGAATAACCTGGCGTACACCAAGCTGGTCTCCGCCGACGGCAAGCCGGTCAGCCCGACCGAAGACGCCTTCAGCGCCGCCGCCAAAGGCGCGGACTGGAGCAAAACCTTCGCGCAGGATCTGACCAATCAGAAAGGTGATAACGCCTGGCCGATTACCTCCACCACCTTCATCCTGGTGCACAAGGCACAGAAGAAGCCTGACCAGGGCACCGAAGTGCTGAAGTTCTTTGACTGGGCGTACAAGTCAGGCGGTGAGCAGGCCAAAGCGCTGGATTATGCGGTACTGCCTGATGAAGTGATCGAGCAGGTGCGCGCCGCATGGAAAACCAACGTAAAAGACAGCGCCGGTAAGGCTCTGTACTAA
- the glmS gene encoding glutamine--fructose-6-phosphate transaminase (isomerizing), producing MCGIVGAVAQRDIAEILLEGLRRLEYRGYDSAGLAVVDAEGRLNRVRRVGKVNALAEAVEQQPLHGGTGIAHTRWATHGEPTEANAHPHVSDYISVVHNGIIENHEPLRELLIERGYRFASETDTEVIAHLVHWEQLQGGTLLEVVKRVIPQLRGAYGTVVMDSRDPSVLVAARSGSPLVIGRGVGENFIASDQLALLPVTRRFIFLEEGDVVEVTRRSVAIFDQQGNPVEREEIESQVQYDAGDKGAYRHYMQKEIFEQPLALKNTLEGRFSNGQINLSELGPQSEALLAQVQHVQIIACGTSYHSGMVARYWFEALAGVPCDVEIASEFRYRKSAVRPGSLIITLSQSGETADTLAALRLSKQLGYLASLAVCNVAGSSLVRESDMALMTKAGTEIGVASTKAFTTQLTVLLMLVARLGRLKGMTESVEHDIVHGLQALPARIEQMLSLDKNIEALAEGFSDKHHALFLGRGDQYPIAMEGALKLKEISYIHAEAYAAGELKHGPLALIDADMPVIVVAPNNELLEKLKSNIEEVRARGGQLYVFADQDAGFVSSEGMTIIPLPHVEEIVAPIFYTVPLQLLSYHVALIKGTDVDQPRNLAKSVTVE from the coding sequence ATGTGTGGAATTGTAGGCGCAGTAGCGCAACGTGATATTGCAGAGATTCTGTTGGAAGGTTTACGCCGTCTTGAATACCGCGGTTATGACTCGGCCGGTTTGGCGGTCGTTGATGCAGAAGGGCGCCTTAACCGCGTGCGTCGCGTTGGTAAGGTCAACGCGCTGGCGGAAGCGGTAGAGCAACAACCTTTGCACGGCGGCACCGGCATCGCGCACACCCGTTGGGCGACCCACGGCGAGCCGACCGAAGCTAACGCTCACCCGCATGTTTCTGATTACATTTCCGTGGTGCATAACGGCATCATTGAAAACCACGAGCCGCTGCGCGAGCTGCTGATTGAACGCGGCTACCGCTTTGCGTCCGAAACCGATACCGAGGTGATCGCGCATCTGGTGCACTGGGAACAACTGCAGGGCGGCACGCTGCTGGAGGTGGTCAAGCGCGTGATCCCTCAGCTGCGCGGCGCTTACGGCACCGTGGTGATGGACAGCCGCGACCCAAGTGTGCTGGTGGCCGCCCGTTCCGGCAGCCCGCTGGTGATTGGCCGCGGCGTCGGCGAGAACTTTATCGCTTCCGACCAGCTGGCGCTGCTGCCGGTGACCCGCCGCTTTATCTTCCTGGAAGAGGGTGATGTGGTGGAAGTGACCCGCCGTTCCGTGGCTATTTTTGACCAGCAGGGCAACCCGGTCGAGCGCGAGGAAATCGAGTCGCAGGTGCAGTACGACGCCGGTGACAAGGGCGCTTATCGCCACTACATGCAAAAAGAGATCTTCGAACAGCCGCTGGCGTTGAAGAACACCCTGGAGGGGCGTTTCAGCAACGGCCAGATCAACCTGAGCGAACTGGGCCCGCAGAGCGAAGCGCTGCTGGCGCAGGTGCAGCACGTGCAGATCATCGCCTGCGGCACCTCCTATCACTCCGGGATGGTGGCGCGTTACTGGTTTGAAGCGCTGGCCGGCGTGCCGTGCGACGTTGAGATTGCGTCCGAATTCCGTTATCGCAAATCGGCGGTGCGCCCAGGCAGCCTGATTATTACCCTGTCGCAGTCCGGCGAAACCGCAGATACCCTGGCGGCGCTGCGTTTGTCCAAACAGCTGGGCTACCTGGCGTCGCTGGCGGTGTGCAACGTGGCCGGCTCGTCGCTGGTGCGTGAATCCGACATGGCGCTGATGACCAAGGCCGGTACCGAAATCGGCGTGGCGTCCACCAAGGCCTTTACCACTCAGTTAACCGTGCTGCTGATGCTGGTGGCGCGTCTGGGCCGCCTGAAAGGTATGACGGAAAGCGTCGAGCACGATATCGTGCACGGCCTGCAGGCGCTGCCTGCACGCATTGAACAGATGCTGTCGCTGGATAAAAACATCGAGGCGCTGGCGGAAGGCTTCTCCGATAAGCATCATGCGCTGTTCCTCGGCCGCGGCGATCAGTACCCGATCGCCATGGAAGGGGCGCTGAAGCTGAAGGAGATCTCCTATATTCACGCCGAGGCCTATGCGGCCGGTGAGCTGAAGCACGGCCCGCTGGCGCTGATTGACGCCGATATGCCGGTGATCGTGGTGGCGCCGAACAACGAGCTGTTGGAAAAACTGAAATCCAACATCGAAGAGGTGCGCGCGCGCGGCGGCCAGCTGTACGTGTTCGCCGATCAGGACGCCGGTTTCGTCAGCAGCGAAGGGATGACCATTATCCCGTTGCCGCACGTGGAAGAGATCGTTGCGCCGATCTTCTACACCGTGCCGCTGCAGCTGCTGTCTTACCACGTGGCGCTGATTAAAGGCACCGACGTCGATCAGCCGCGTAACCTGGCGAAGTCGGTAACCGTCGAGTAA
- the glmU gene encoding bifunctional UDP-N-acetylglucosamine diphosphorylase/glucosamine-1-phosphate N-acetyltransferase GlmU: MSNSAMSVVILAAGKGTRMYSDLPKVLHPLAGKPMVQHVIDAAMKLGAQNVHLVYGHGGELLQSTLNNADLNWVLQAEQLGTGHAMQQAAPHFADDEDVLMLYGDVPLISVETLTRLLAAKPQGGIGLLTVKLNDPTGYGRIVREQGDVVGIVEHKDASEQQRQINEINTGILVANGGDLKRWLGMLSNDNAQGEYYITDIIALAHADGKKIEAVHPDRLSEVEGVNNRLQLASLERIYQAEQAEKLLLAGVMLLDPARFDLRGELTHGRDVLIDANVIVEGQVQLGSRVKIGAGCVLKNCVIGDDCEISPYSVVEDAVLAADCTVGPFARLRPGAELAQGAHVGNFVEMKKARLGVGSKAGHLSYLGDAEIGDDVNIGAGTITCNYDGANKHKTVIGDGVFVGSDTQLVAPVTVAKGATIAAGTTVTRNIAEDELVLSRVKQVHIQGWQRPTKAKK, from the coding sequence ATGTCGAACAGCGCAATGAGTGTAGTGATCCTCGCCGCGGGCAAGGGAACGCGTATGTATTCCGACCTGCCCAAGGTTTTGCATCCGCTGGCGGGCAAACCGATGGTGCAGCACGTGATTGATGCCGCGATGAAACTGGGGGCGCAGAATGTCCACCTGGTTTATGGTCATGGCGGTGAACTGCTGCAAAGCACGCTGAATAACGCAGATCTGAACTGGGTGCTGCAGGCTGAACAACTGGGCACCGGCCATGCGATGCAGCAGGCGGCGCCGCACTTTGCCGATGATGAAGACGTGCTGATGCTGTACGGCGACGTGCCGCTGATCTCCGTCGAAACGTTGACGCGCCTGCTGGCGGCCAAGCCGCAGGGCGGTATCGGCCTGCTGACCGTCAAGCTGAACGATCCAACCGGCTATGGCCGCATCGTGCGCGAACAGGGCGACGTGGTCGGTATTGTTGAACATAAGGACGCCAGTGAACAGCAGCGTCAGATTAACGAAATCAATACCGGCATTCTGGTGGCCAACGGCGGCGATCTGAAACGCTGGTTGGGCATGCTGAGCAACGATAACGCGCAGGGTGAATACTACATCACGGATATCATTGCGCTGGCCCATGCCGATGGTAAGAAAATTGAAGCGGTGCATCCTGACCGCCTGAGCGAAGTTGAGGGTGTGAACAACCGCCTGCAGTTGGCGTCTCTTGAGCGCATCTATCAGGCCGAACAGGCGGAAAAACTGCTGCTGGCCGGCGTGATGCTGCTGGATCCGGCGCGTTTCGACCTGCGCGGCGAGCTGACGCACGGGCGCGACGTGCTGATTGACGCCAACGTCATCGTTGAAGGGCAGGTACAGCTGGGCAGCCGGGTGAAAATCGGCGCCGGCTGCGTGCTGAAAAACTGCGTGATCGGCGATGACTGCGAAATAAGCCCTTACAGCGTGGTTGAAGACGCGGTATTGGCGGCAGATTGCACCGTCGGTCCGTTTGCCCGTCTGCGTCCCGGCGCGGAGCTGGCGCAAGGCGCGCACGTCGGCAACTTTGTCGAGATGAAAAAAGCGCGCCTGGGCGTGGGCTCCAAAGCGGGTCACCTCAGCTACCTGGGTGACGCCGAGATCGGCGACGATGTAAATATCGGCGCCGGCACCATTACCTGCAACTACGACGGCGCCAACAAACATAAGACCGTTATCGGCGACGGGGTGTTTGTCGGTTCCGATACGCAGCTGGTGGCGCCGGTCACGGTGGCCAAAGGGGCGACGATTGCCGCCGGCACCACGGTCACGCGCAACATTGCGGAAGATGAGCTGGTGCTGAGCCGGGTGAAGCAGGTGCACATCCAGGGCTGGCAGCGTCCGACCAAAGCGAAAAAATAA
- a CDS encoding F0F1 ATP synthase subunit epsilon: MAMTYHLDVVSAEKQMFSGLVQKIQVTGSEGELGIFPGHAPLLTAIKPGMVRIVKQHGEEEFIYLSGGILEVQPSVVTVLADTAIRGTDLDEARALEAKRKAEEHIRSSHGDVDYAQASAELAKAIAKLRVIELTRKAM, from the coding sequence ATGGCTATGACTTACCATCTGGATGTTGTCAGCGCGGAAAAACAGATGTTTTCCGGCCTGGTGCAGAAGATCCAGGTGACAGGCAGCGAAGGCGAACTGGGTATTTTCCCGGGGCATGCGCCGCTGCTGACTGCCATCAAGCCTGGCATGGTGCGTATTGTTAAACAGCACGGTGAAGAAGAGTTCATCTACCTGTCTGGCGGTATCCTTGAGGTACAGCCAAGCGTGGTGACCGTGCTGGCGGACACTGCCATCCGTGGAACGGACCTCGATGAAGCCAGAGCGCTGGAAGCCAAGCGCAAAGCTGAAGAGCATATCCGTAGCTCTCATGGTGATGTCGACTATGCTCAGGCATCCGCTGAACTGGCGAAGGCGATCGCAAAACTGCGCGTCATCGAACTCACCAGAAAAGCGATGTAA